One genomic segment of Ipomoea triloba cultivar NCNSP0323 chromosome 9, ASM357664v1 includes these proteins:
- the LOC116030320 gene encoding mavicyanin-like: MAVAVNFALLFVLLAVPVAFAADHTVGDSSGWTQSGDYTTWASSKTFAMGDNLVFNYGGSHGVDVVSKDDYDNCNAGNAIQSYTDGATTIKLSKSGPMYFICPTIGHCQTGMKLAINVDSGSSAAPAGSPPATATPSPPSSGSDSPPSTSTPSGRTTPTATSSPPNAAMGGSGCMSKVVVGVSIVVGALFAFLS; the protein is encoded by the exons ATGGCTGTGGCAGTTAATTTTgctcttctttttgttttattggcAGTTCCGGTAGCTTTCGCCGCCGATCATACCGTCGGAGATAGCAGCGGGTGGACTCAGTCCGGAGATTATACCACTTGGGCATCAAGCAAGACATTCGCCATGGGTGACAATCTTG TTTTCAACTACGGAGGAAGCCACGGCGTGGACGTGGTGAGCAAAGACGATTACGACAACTGCAACGCCGGAAACGCCATCCAGTCCTACACCGACGGCGCAACCACCATCAAGCTATCCAAATCTGGCCCAATGTACTTCATCTGCCCAACCATTGGCCACTGCCAAACAGGGATGAAATTGGCAATCAATGTTGATTCCGGAAGCTCCGCCGCCCCTGCCGGCTCGCCGCCGGCCACCGCCACCCCGTCTCCGCCGTCATCCGGCTCTGACTCTCCGCCGTCAACTTCAACGCCATCTGGCAGAACAACGCCGACGGCCACGTCATCGCCGCCTAATGCCGCCATGGGTGGGTCTGGTTGCATGAGCAAAGTGGTGGTTGGGGTTTCAATTGTTGTAGGGGCATTGTTTGCTTTCCTGAGCTAG